GTCGGGAAGACGATTCCTTGCGCAAAGACACCTTCTTCAAACAATTCATCAGAGAATTTATGAGTAAGCGCGTCATCACCGATCATTACAGGAGTAACAGGAGTCTCGCTGATTCCTGTATCAAACCCTAACTCCTCCAGCCCTTCTTTAAAGAACTTCGTGTTATCCCAAAGCTTATCGATCAGCTCAGGCTCATCGAGCAGGACATCGATCGCAGCATCGTTCGCTGCAGTTACAGCAGGCGGATGTGAAGTACTGAATAGGAAAGGACGGCCTTTATGGATTAAGTACTCACGAAGCGTCTGCGTACTCGCCACATAACCGCCGAGCACACCAATCGCTTTACTTAATGTCCCAACCTGGATATGCACACGTCCATCCAATCCGAAGTGATTGACCGTACCGCGCCCGTTTTCTCCAAGCACACCGCTGGCATGAGCATCATCAACCATAACAAGCGCTCCATACTTTTCAGCAAGCTCAACGATCTGTGGAAGCGGAGCGATGTTTCCATCCATAGAAAAGACGCCGTCCGTTACGATCAGCTTGGTACGATAGTCGGAGCTTTCTTTTAACGCCTGCTCTAAGGAATCCATATCCACGTGCTTGTAAATTTTACGGCCGGCTTTCGTTAAACGGATTCCATCAATAATGGAAGCATGGTTTAACTCATCGGAAATCACGACATCCTGATTAGTTAAGATGGAAGATAAGATTCCTTGGTTTGTTGTAAAACCGGATTGGAATACAAGTGCTGCTTCTGTATGTTTAAATTTGGCAAGCTTTTTCTCGAAGTCTTCATGCATTTGCAGCGTTCCGGCAATCGTACGAACAGATCCTGTTCCAACACCGTATTCTTTGTTCGCTTTCTCTGCAGCTTCCACCATTTTAGAATGGGAAGTTAAACCTAAGTAGTTATTGGAAGACAGCTGAATAACTTCTTTCCCTTTGATTTTTACTTTAGAGCGTTGAGCAGACTCAAGCGGGATCAGCGTGCGGAACGTGCCTTCATTTTTCATTTCATCTAATTGCTCTTGTAAATATTCGAATCCTTTCATAAAAACGAATCCTCCTTTAATTATGGTTCTGTTTACTTTTTTGAGTTGATTTCTCATTATCACTAATATTAATTAGAAGCACAAAGGAAGGGAAATTACTCGATTTTGTGAACGAAGAACCAAAATTCCTCACTCATTTTTTACTCAATCCTTAGTTTTAAGGATGTAATACTACTTTACCGCATTTGCCTTCATTCATTAACTGAAATCCTTTTTCAAACTCTGCCAGTGATAAATGGTGGGTAATCATCGGCTCAACATTCACTTGCCCGGAGTGAAGCAGTCTTGATACCTGCTGCCATGTTTCATACATTTTTCTTCCGGTAATACCTTGCACCGTGATTCCTTTAAAGACAATATCGTTTGTAACATCAAGGGTTACCGGTTGTGTCGGCAGGCTTAAAATTGAAACTCTTCCACCGTTTGTTACCATCTTAAATCCCTGGTCCATCGCCACAGGGTGTCCGCTCATTTCGCAGATGACATCGACGCCGTGGCCGTTTGTTAAACGCCGGGCCTCATCAACTGGATCCTGCTCCCCAGCATGGATGATTGTCGTCGCTCCCATCTCTTTTGCCAGTTCTAAACGATAAGGATTTAAATCGATCGCAAGGACCTGAGAAGCTCCGGCTGCTTTTGCTACCCCTGCAGCCATTAACCCTATTGGCCCGCAGCCGATGACAGCTACTGACATACCGGCCACTTCTCCATTAAGAACCGTGTGAACCGCATTTCCCATCGGCTCTTGAATGGAAGCGATGTCGGACGGCATGTCAGCCGGGTTTCTCCACAGATTGGAAGCCGGAAGGGCTACGTATTCTGCAAAACACCCTTGTGTGTCCACACCAATGATTTTAGTGTTTTCACAAATATGGTACTGCCCGACTAAACATTGTGGACAGTGACCGCAAATTAAATGCGTTTCGGCACTTACATAATCTCCAGGCTGATAGTTCGAAACTATTTCTCCCACTTCAACCACTTCTCCGGAAAACTCGTGCCCGAAGACGTAAGGGGGATGAACACGGCTCGCTGACCATTCATCCCAGTTATATATATGTACATCCGTTCCGCAGATGGATGTAGCTTTCACTTTTATTAGTACTTCATCCTCGCTGATTTCTGGAATAGGGACCTCTTGCAATTGGGCGCCCGGTCCGCGGTGATGTTTAACAATCGCTTTCATATTTCCGTTCACAGTGAACACCCCTTTTTATACATAACAAGAAAATTTCCTTGTATACACATAATTCTATCATGACAGAATTAATTCGCAAGCATACATGTCCACTGGAAAAAAACATATGAACACAAAAAAAACCGCATCCTTGTTAGTAAGAATACGGCGGGGTTTTTATTTATTATAAAATTTTTAACGAGGTTCAATAATCAGCTTGATCGCTGTACGTTCCTCCTCATCAATTAAGATATCGGTAAAGGCAGGAATGCATATAAGGTCTATTCCACTAGGTGCGACAAAACCGCGAGCAATCGCTACTGCTTTAACGGCCTGGTTCAAAGCACCTGCTCCAATGGCCTGTATTTCTGCTGTTCCCCGTTCTCTTACTACATTTGCCAGAGCTCCTGCTACTGAATTAGGTACGGATTTAGCTGATACTTTTAATACTTCCATTACTAGCTCCTCCTTCATTCACTATAGTTGTTCCATAACCACTATATTCTTGGAGATGTAGAATATTCCCTTTTCATTATGCAGGAACTTTTCGCAAAATTCAAATAATCAAGAAAAAAATGGATGATCGTCGTTGATCTGAATCCGCTGAATTTTCTCGGCTTGTCCTGTATTTTCATCGATATCAATCAGAACACCGCTAAATTGAGTCCTGCCGTCTTTTGGAACTTCAAAGCGGACAGGAAGATTGGTTAAAAACCGTTTCATGACAGCTTCCCGCTCCATGCCTAGAATGCCGTCGTATGGTCCAGTCATCCCAACGTCAGAGATGTATGCTGTCCCATCTGGCAGGATTCGTTCATCTGCGGTCTGCACATGGGTATGTGTTCCTACCGTGACGCTCACCCTTCCATCTACATACCAGCCCATTGCCTGCTTCTCGCTCGTAGTTTCCGCGTGAAAATCAACGAAGATGATAGAGGTTCTTTTTCTTGCCTCTTCTATCAGCTCATCAACTTTTCTAAATGGATCATCGTTTGGTGCTAAAAAGGTACGTCCTTGAATATTTATTACGGCGACTTCCCCTTTAGGTGTTTTAATAAAAGTCATTCCTTTACCAGGAGCG
This window of the Halobacillus sp. Marseille-Q1614 genome carries:
- a CDS encoding glycine C-acetyltransferase; its protein translation is MKGFEYLQEQLDEMKNEGTFRTLIPLESAQRSKVKIKGKEVIQLSSNNYLGLTSHSKMVEAAEKANKEYGVGTGSVRTIAGTLQMHEDFEKKLAKFKHTEAALVFQSGFTTNQGILSSILTNQDVVISDELNHASIIDGIRLTKAGRKIYKHVDMDSLEQALKESSDYRTKLIVTDGVFSMDGNIAPLPQIVELAEKYGALVMVDDAHASGVLGENGRGTVNHFGLDGRVHIQVGTLSKAIGVLGGYVASTQTLREYLIHKGRPFLFSTSHPPAVTAANDAAIDVLLDEPELIDKLWDNTKFFKEGLEELGFDTGISETPVTPVMIGDDALTHKFSDELFEEGVFAQGIVFPTVQRGKGRIRTIVTAEHSKEELQEALSAFKKVGKKLNII
- the tdh gene encoding L-threonine 3-dehydrogenase is translated as MNGNMKAIVKHHRGPGAQLQEVPIPEISEDEVLIKVKATSICGTDVHIYNWDEWSASRVHPPYVFGHEFSGEVVEVGEIVSNYQPGDYVSAETHLICGHCPQCLVGQYHICENTKIIGVDTQGCFAEYVALPASNLWRNPADMPSDIASIQEPMGNAVHTVLNGEVAGMSVAVIGCGPIGLMAAGVAKAAGASQVLAIDLNPYRLELAKEMGATTIIHAGEQDPVDEARRLTNGHGVDVICEMSGHPVAMDQGFKMVTNGGRVSILSLPTQPVTLDVTNDIVFKGITVQGITGRKMYETWQQVSRLLHSGQVNVEPMITHHLSLAEFEKGFQLMNEGKCGKVVLHP
- a CDS encoding stage V sporulation protein S produces the protein MEVLKVSAKSVPNSVAGALANVVRERGTAEIQAIGAGALNQAVKAVAIARGFVAPSGIDLICIPAFTDILIDEEERTAIKLIIEPR
- a CDS encoding TIGR00282 family metallophosphoesterase, producing the protein MRILFIGDVVGSPGRNMVDEYLPKLKQKFQPSVTIINGENAAAGKGINEKIYRRFLEKGAQAVTLGNHAWDKKEIFDFIDDAEYLVRPANYPEGAPGKGMTFIKTPKGEVAVINIQGRTFLAPNDDPFRKVDELIEEARKRTSIIFVDFHAETTSEKQAMGWYVDGRVSVTVGTHTHVQTADERILPDGTAYISDVGMTGPYDGILGMEREAVMKRFLTNLPVRFEVPKDGRTQFSGVLIDIDENTGQAEKIQRIQINDDHPFFS